In Acidovorax sp. 106, the following proteins share a genomic window:
- a CDS encoding IS1595 family transposase, giving the protein MSINAIQFQRGLSLPQFQSLYCSEQQCEQALVGARWPLGWRCAHCGCKRFFHTRNGTGRLLWECFLCGYQSSSIVGTVMEHSHVPLRLWFLAMYLLTQNKNAISALALKRQLGVSYKTAWLMKHKLMQAMAQRDARYLLQGRVEIDDAYLGGERAGHINGGRRAANKTAFVAAVQTSTDGRPLYMCLTPVADFTNEHMRQWAQAHLAARCHVVSDGTRAFAQVQQAQATHERYVTGGGRKGAQTPQLRWVNTLLGNLKTSMAGTYHSFDHTRYAQRYLAEFCWRFNRRFDLPAMLPRLLKALVTAGPLPLKVLRVSEVSS; this is encoded by the coding sequence ATGTCCATCAACGCGATCCAGTTCCAACGGGGCCTGTCACTGCCTCAGTTTCAGAGCCTTTACTGCAGCGAGCAGCAGTGCGAGCAGGCCCTGGTGGGCGCACGATGGCCCTTGGGCTGGCGGTGCGCGCACTGCGGCTGCAAGCGCTTTTTTCACACCCGCAATGGCACGGGTCGACTGCTGTGGGAGTGCTTCCTTTGTGGCTACCAAAGCTCCTCCATCGTGGGCACTGTAATGGAACACTCCCATGTGCCCCTGAGGCTGTGGTTCCTGGCCATGTACCTGCTGACGCAGAACAAGAATGCCATCAGCGCCCTGGCGCTCAAGCGCCAGTTGGGCGTGTCCTACAAAACGGCATGGCTGATGAAGCACAAACTGATGCAGGCCATGGCCCAGCGCGATGCGCGCTACCTGCTGCAAGGGCGGGTGGAGATTGACGATGCCTACCTTGGGGGCGAGCGGGCAGGACACATCAACGGCGGGCGCCGCGCAGCCAACAAGACGGCCTTCGTCGCTGCGGTGCAGACCAGCACCGATGGCCGGCCCCTGTACATGTGCCTGACACCTGTGGCGGACTTCACCAACGAGCACATGCGGCAATGGGCACAGGCTCACCTAGCGGCGCGCTGCCACGTGGTCAGCGACGGCACTCGGGCCTTTGCGCAAGTGCAGCAGGCGCAGGCTACGCATGAGCGCTACGTGACTGGCGGTGGGCGCAAGGGGGCACAGACACCTCAGCTGCGTTGGGTGAACACCTTGCTGGGCAACCTCAAGACCAGCATGGCGGGCACCTATCACTCGTTTGACCATACCAGGTATGCACAGCGCTACTTGGCCGAGTTCTGCTGGCGATTCAACCGCCGCTTTGATCTGCCTGCCATGCTGCCCAGGCTGTTGAAAGCCTTGGTGACTGCTGGGCCACTGCCTTTGAAAGTGCTGCGGGTATCTGAGGTAAGTAGCTAA
- the panC gene encoding pantoate--beta-alanine ligase translates to MLITHTIDELRQALAPYRRPAFVPTMGNLHEGHISLVRQAKPLGDVTVASIFVNRLQFLPHEDFDSYPRTWEADCAALQGAGCDVLFAPRETDLYPQPQTFKVHPDAALADLLEGHFRPGFFTGVATVVMKLFACVLGQTGGVAVFGKKDYQQLMVIRQMVQQFALPIAIVAGDTARAPDGLALSSRNGYLSLQERQEAVALSQALQQLSERWLAALQHNDITAPRHALEQQAMDVLRARGWQPDYLTVRRRTDLQPATAHDGAGTLVTLGAARLGSTRLIDNLEF, encoded by the coding sequence CGACGAACTGCGCCAGGCCCTGGCCCCCTACCGCCGCCCCGCATTTGTGCCCACCATGGGCAACCTGCACGAAGGCCACATCAGCCTGGTGCGCCAGGCCAAGCCCCTGGGCGACGTGACGGTGGCCAGCATCTTTGTCAACCGCCTGCAGTTTTTGCCGCACGAAGACTTTGACAGCTACCCCCGCACCTGGGAGGCCGACTGCGCCGCCCTGCAAGGCGCGGGCTGCGATGTGCTGTTTGCCCCGCGCGAAACCGACCTGTACCCCCAGCCGCAAACCTTCAAGGTGCACCCCGACGCCGCCCTGGCCGACTTGCTCGAAGGCCACTTTCGCCCCGGCTTTTTCACGGGCGTGGCCACTGTGGTGATGAAGCTGTTTGCCTGCGTGCTGGGCCAGACGGGCGGCGTGGCCGTGTTTGGCAAGAAGGACTACCAGCAGCTCATGGTCATCCGCCAGATGGTGCAGCAGTTTGCGCTGCCCATCGCCATCGTGGCGGGCGACACCGCCCGCGCACCGGATGGCCTGGCCCTGAGCTCGCGCAACGGCTACCTGAGCCTGCAAGAGCGCCAAGAAGCCGTGGCCCTGTCGCAAGCACTGCAGCAACTGAGCGAGCGCTGGCTGGCCGCACTGCAGCACAACGACATCACCGCCCCGCGCCACGCGCTAGAGCAACAAGCCATGGACGTGCTGCGCGCCCGAGGCTGGCAGCCCGACTACCTCACGGTGCGCCGCCGCACCGACCTGCAACCCGCCACCGCCCACGACGGCGCAGGCACCCTCGTGACCCTGGGCGCCGCACGGCTGGGCAGCACGCGGCTGATTGACAACCTGGAGTTTTGA
- a CDS encoding DUF5655 domain-containing protein, protein MSDIQLFRIQAGQATALQGEASDLEKPLQTLIEANLEVLLGIRFLATEYSTGKTHGGRIDTLGMDENHCPVIIEYKRSVGENVINQGLFYLDWLMDHRAEFKLLVLEQLGRAAADAIDWSAPRLVCIAADFTKYDGHAVQQIQRSIELMRYRRFGRELLLLELAHAYSPPQAPRRVGSSPAVAVQQAQPPATRSGLPPTSTPAAVQPTALPTALLTGLPTGLPTALGAKPVGPDKAYADILATLPEPLLDVLASLEDYTLSLGDDVQRKELRLYLAFKRIKNFASVVLQRTRVLLYLRLEPAHSLPAIQAVLPGARDVSQLGHWGTGDVELALATMADLDAAKPFIAQAYQGRGAAAA, encoded by the coding sequence ATGAGCGATATCCAGCTATTCCGCATCCAGGCCGGGCAGGCCACGGCGCTGCAGGGCGAGGCGTCTGACCTGGAGAAGCCGCTGCAGACGCTGATCGAGGCCAACCTGGAGGTGCTGCTGGGCATCCGCTTTCTGGCCACCGAATACTCCACGGGCAAGACGCATGGCGGGCGCATTGACACGCTGGGCATGGACGAGAACCACTGCCCGGTGATCATTGAATACAAGCGCTCGGTGGGCGAGAACGTGATCAACCAGGGCCTGTTTTACCTGGACTGGTTGATGGACCACCGGGCCGAGTTCAAGCTGCTGGTGCTGGAGCAACTGGGCCGTGCGGCGGCCGACGCGATTGACTGGAGCGCGCCGCGCCTGGTGTGCATTGCGGCAGATTTCACCAAATACGACGGGCATGCGGTGCAGCAGATCCAGCGCAGCATTGAGCTCATGCGCTACCGCCGCTTTGGCCGCGAGTTGCTGTTGCTGGAGCTGGCCCATGCGTACTCGCCCCCGCAGGCGCCGCGCCGGGTGGGCAGCAGCCCGGCGGTGGCGGTGCAGCAGGCACAGCCGCCTGCCACCCGCTCTGGCCTGCCGCCCACGTCAACCCCCGCCGCAGTGCAGCCTACCGCGTTGCCTACAGCGCTGCTAACAGGGCTGCCAACTGGGCTGCCTACAGCGCTGGGCGCCAAGCCCGTGGGGCCAGACAAAGCTTACGCAGACATCCTGGCTACGTTGCCCGAGCCGTTGCTGGATGTGCTGGCCTCGCTGGAGGACTACACCTTGTCGCTGGGCGACGATGTGCAGCGCAAAGAGCTGCGGCTGTACCTGGCGTTCAAGCGCATCAAGAACTTTGCCAGCGTGGTGCTGCAGCGCACGCGCGTGCTGCTGTACCTGCGGCTGGAGCCCGCGCACAGCCTGCCCGCCATCCAGGCCGTGCTGCCGGGCGCGCGCGATGTGTCGCAGCTGGGCCACTGGGGCACGGGCGATGTGGAGTTGGCGCTGGCCACCATGGCCGACCTGGATGCGGCCAAGCCCTTCATCGCGCAGGCGTACCAGGGGCGGGGAGCGGCTGCGGCGTAG
- a CDS encoding IPTL-CTERM sorting domain-containing protein, whose amino-acid sequence MFAWTWSPHARPILVFARYLGGSHRPLRHLLALVLLLCLALAWSGSAHAQVQQGPAGLASGLKSVTVGLGHACALTNGGAVYCWGSNSSGQLGDGTTTQRTTPVAVSGLPGGVIEVAAGAYHTCARTNNSVYCWGENTYGQLGDDSNIQRNTPVAVPGLNEPVYALAAGIQHTCAMANGETFCWGRNGDGQLGDRFTDDQDTPRAVYRLPFGALNLAAGWGHSCAAITPSSNTQIYCWGKNDRGQLGDGTTTQRLEFVQVSTQTGAARSLAAGDLHTCVVNGAGTMSCWGYNSDGQLGDGTTTQRNTPTVVASGMKAAAVGLGHTCALTSAGAVFCTGRNNAGQLGDGSGVDRSALVAVPDLSDVQSLDAGGFGTCAVTALGGGYCWGSNGSGQLGDGTTTTSLSPVSVIAAMAPTGVQAVAGDSAVTVSWAPPPSNHGTISSYTVTARAGPAVGSCTITAPTTACTINGLTNGTAHTFTVKATNDLGSSDESSGVTATPQVITQPALPLPGGGNASVTIGGGTPGCTIASAQFDNNVPAGAPARATFPHGVFRFEATGCAGATLAVSITYPTALATGVQLLKHGPKTAGGASEWFTPTTVSISADRKTVNYTVTDNGEGDSDTTVGTIRDPFAPMLVVPGAPTVPRNVQAVAGDGAVAVSWTAPASDNDSAIQSYTVTASPGSPARTCTIAAPATTCKVDGLSNGTTYTFTVKALNGVGESDSSAGVTATPQVMTRPSLPLPSGGNASVTIGGGTPGCTIASAQFDNNVPAGAPARATFPHGVFRFEATGCAGATLAVSITYPTALATGVQLLKHGPKTAGGASEWFTPTTVSISADRKTVNYTVTDNGEGDSDTTVGTIRDPFAPVLLPAPPVGATSIPTLSEWGLLWMSLLAAAMGMWTVRRRSV is encoded by the coding sequence ATGTTTGCCTGGACCTGGTCGCCCCATGCTCGGCCCATCCTCGTTTTTGCCCGGTATTTGGGCGGCTCTCACCGCCCTTTGCGCCACCTGCTGGCGCTGGTTTTACTGCTGTGCCTTGCATTGGCGTGGTCGGGTAGCGCCCATGCCCAGGTGCAACAAGGCCCTGCTGGCCTGGCCAGCGGTTTGAAGTCAGTGACCGTGGGGTTAGGGCATGCTTGTGCGCTGACCAATGGCGGGGCTGTGTACTGCTGGGGCAGTAACAGCAGCGGGCAATTGGGCGATGGCACGACCACCCAGCGCACCACGCCAGTGGCTGTATCAGGCTTGCCCGGCGGTGTGATTGAGGTGGCTGCAGGTGCTTATCACACCTGTGCCAGAACCAATAATAGTGTGTACTGTTGGGGCGAAAACACCTATGGCCAACTGGGCGACGACTCGAATATCCAGCGCAATACGCCAGTGGCTGTTCCTGGGCTGAATGAACCTGTGTATGCCCTGGCAGCGGGCATTCAACACACCTGCGCAATGGCCAACGGGGAAACGTTTTGCTGGGGTCGCAATGGCGACGGTCAACTGGGGGATCGCTTTACGGACGACCAAGACACGCCACGGGCGGTGTATCGACTGCCGTTTGGCGCGCTCAACCTGGCAGCAGGATGGGGCCACAGTTGCGCGGCGATCACCCCCTCCAGCAACACGCAAATTTATTGCTGGGGAAAAAACGACCGAGGACAGCTGGGCGACGGAACAACCACCCAGCGCCTGGAGTTCGTGCAGGTGTCCACACAGACGGGTGCAGCGCGGTCCCTGGCAGCGGGGGACTTGCACACTTGTGTAGTGAATGGCGCCGGTACCATGTCTTGCTGGGGTTACAACAGTGACGGCCAGCTTGGCGACGGAACAACCACCCAGCGCAACACGCCAACCGTGGTAGCCAGCGGAATGAAAGCTGCTGCTGTGGGCCTCGGTCACACCTGCGCGTTGACCAGCGCTGGGGCTGTGTTTTGCACAGGCCGAAACAATGCCGGCCAGTTGGGTGATGGCAGCGGCGTAGATCGCTCTGCGCTTGTGGCCGTGCCAGACCTGAGTGATGTGCAGAGCCTGGACGCAGGCGGCTTTGGAACCTGCGCGGTTACGGCTTTAGGCGGGGGGTACTGTTGGGGCAGCAACGGCAGTGGGCAGCTGGGAGATGGCACCACCACGACAAGCCTGTCGCCCGTATCGGTCATCGCCGCCATGGCGCCCACAGGCGTGCAAGCCGTGGCAGGAGACAGCGCGGTAACCGTCAGCTGGGCGCCACCCCCATCAAACCACGGCACCATCAGCAGTTACACCGTTACGGCCAGAGCAGGCCCGGCGGTAGGCTCGTGCACCATCACCGCCCCGACCACCGCCTGCACGATCAATGGCCTGACCAACGGCACAGCCCACACCTTCACCGTCAAGGCTACCAATGACTTGGGTAGCAGCGACGAATCGTCAGGCGTCACAGCCACCCCGCAGGTGATCACGCAACCCGCACTGCCGCTGCCCGGAGGCGGCAACGCCTCGGTGACCATTGGCGGCGGCACGCCAGGCTGCACGATCGCCTCTGCGCAGTTTGACAACAATGTGCCCGCAGGCGCGCCAGCGCGTGCCACGTTCCCGCATGGCGTGTTCCGCTTTGAGGCCACAGGCTGCGCAGGCGCGACGCTGGCGGTGTCCATCACCTACCCCACAGCGTTGGCGACGGGCGTGCAGTTGCTCAAGCACGGGCCCAAGACGGCGGGTGGTGCATCGGAATGGTTCACGCCGACCACGGTGTCTATCAGCGCAGACCGGAAGACCGTGAACTACACGGTGACGGACAACGGCGAGGGTGATAGCGACACCACGGTGGGCACGATTCGCGACCCGTTTGCGCCCATGCTGGTGGTGCCCGGCGCACCCACGGTGCCCCGCAACGTGCAGGCTGTGGCAGGTGATGGGGCGGTGGCCGTGAGCTGGACGGCTCCTGCCTCCGACAACGACAGCGCCATCCAAAGCTACACCGTCACGGCCAGCCCTGGCTCGCCAGCGCGCACCTGCACCATCGCTGCCCCGGCCACCACCTGCAAGGTCGATGGTCTGAGCAACGGCACCACCTACACCTTCACCGTCAAGGCCCTCAACGGCGTGGGCGAAAGCGACAGCTCTGCAGGCGTCACAGCCACGCCGCAGGTAATGACGCGCCCATCCCTGCCACTGCCCAGTGGCGGCAACGCCTCGGTGACCATTGGCGGCGGCACGCCAGGCTGCACGATCGCCTCTGCGCAGTTTGACAACAATGTGCCCGCAGGCGCGCCAGCGCGTGCCACGTTCCCGCATGGCGTGTTCCGCTTTGAGGCCACAGGCTGCGCAGGCGCGACGCTGGCGGTGTCCATCACCTACCCCACAGCGTTGGCGACGGGCGTGCAGTTGCTCAAGCACGGGCCCAAGACGGCGGGTGGTGCATCGGAATGGTTCACGCCGACCACGGTGTCTATCAGCGCAGACCGGAAGACCGTGAACTACACGGTGACGGACAACGGCGAGGGTGATAGCGACACCACGGTGGGCACGATTCGCGACCCGTTTGCGCCCGTGTTGTTGCCTGCTCCCCCCGTAGGCGCGACATCGATTCCTACACTGAGCGAATGGGGCCTGTTATGGATGTCTTTGTTGGCCGCAGCCATGGGGATGTGGACTGTGCGCCGACGCTCAGTGTGA